In a genomic window of Amycolatopsis japonica:
- a CDS encoding DEAD/DEAH box helicase — MTLTDLLPADPDPDSLFEAFSTWTAERGLELYPAQEEAIIEVVSGANLILSTPTGSGKSLVAVGAHFTALAHGRRSYYTAPIKALVSEKFFQLIEIFGAENVGMMTGDSAVNADAPIICCTAEILANMALRFGADAPVGQVVADEFHFYAEPDRGWAWQVPLLELPKAQFVLMSATLGDVSFFEKDLTRRTGRPTAVVTSAQRPVPLTFRYALTPLHETMSELLNGGQSPVYVVHFSQAAAIERAQTLMSINVTSKAEKEAIADMLGDFRFSAGFGKTLSRLVRHGIGVHHAGMLPKYRRLVEQLAQAGLLKVICGTDTLGVGINVPIRTVVFSALTKYDGVRQRHLKAREFHQIAGRAGRAGYDTDGYVVVQAPDHVVENAKALEKAGDDPKKKKKIVRKKAPEGFVNWTESTFDRLIAAEPEPLTSSFHVSHSMLLNVISRPGNAFDSMRHLLEDNHSDRPAQRKLILRAIAIYRALLAAGVVERLDEPDEQGRIVRLTVDLQFDFALNQPLSPFALAAIELLDVDSPSYPLDVVSIVESTVDNPRPVLSQQQFKARGEAVQAMKAEGIEYDERMELLENVTYPKPLEELLEAAYSRYRQGHPWVEDYELKPKSVVRDMYERAMNFVEYIGFYQLARSEGLVLRYLTDTYDSLRHTVPDEAKNEGLQDLIEWLGELVRQVDSSLLDEWEALRHPEEEGPVSTRPPSEPPAVTRNERAFRVLVRNELFRRVELASRRAYDTLGELDAASGWDADAWEDAIEDYYDEHETLGIGPDARGPKLLIIEQEPGIWRVRQIFDDPAGDHDWGISAEVDLAASDEAGSAVIRITAVDQL, encoded by the coding sequence ATGACACTTACAGACCTCCTGCCTGCGGATCCCGACCCCGACTCGCTGTTCGAAGCCTTCTCCACCTGGACGGCCGAGCGCGGGTTGGAGCTGTACCCCGCGCAGGAAGAGGCCATCATCGAGGTGGTCTCCGGCGCGAACCTGATCCTGTCGACGCCGACGGGCTCGGGTAAGAGCCTGGTCGCCGTCGGGGCGCACTTCACCGCGCTCGCACACGGCCGCCGCAGCTACTACACGGCACCCATCAAGGCGCTCGTCTCGGAGAAGTTCTTCCAGCTCATCGAGATCTTCGGCGCCGAGAATGTCGGCATGATGACCGGTGACTCGGCGGTGAACGCCGACGCGCCGATCATCTGCTGCACGGCGGAAATCCTGGCGAACATGGCGTTGCGCTTCGGTGCCGACGCGCCGGTCGGCCAGGTCGTCGCGGACGAGTTCCACTTCTATGCGGAGCCGGATCGCGGCTGGGCCTGGCAGGTGCCGCTGCTGGAACTGCCGAAGGCGCAGTTCGTGCTGATGTCGGCCACCCTGGGCGACGTCTCGTTCTTCGAAAAAGATCTCACCCGCCGGACCGGCCGTCCGACCGCGGTGGTCACCTCGGCGCAGCGGCCGGTGCCGCTGACCTTCCGTTATGCGCTGACGCCGTTGCACGAGACGATGTCCGAGCTGCTCAACGGCGGGCAGTCGCCGGTCTACGTCGTCCACTTCTCGCAGGCCGCGGCGATCGAACGCGCGCAGACGCTGATGAGCATCAACGTCACTTCGAAGGCGGAGAAGGAGGCCATCGCCGACATGCTCGGCGATTTCCGCTTCTCGGCCGGGTTCGGGAAGACGCTGTCGCGGCTGGTCCGGCACGGGATCGGCGTGCACCACGCCGGCATGCTGCCGAAGTACCGGCGCCTCGTCGAGCAGCTGGCGCAGGCGGGGCTGCTGAAGGTGATCTGCGGGACCGACACGCTCGGCGTCGGCATCAACGTACCGATCCGCACGGTGGTCTTTTCGGCGCTGACGAAGTACGACGGTGTGCGGCAACGGCATCTCAAGGCGCGCGAGTTCCATCAGATCGCCGGCCGCGCGGGCCGCGCCGGATACGACACCGACGGCTACGTCGTCGTGCAGGCGCCGGACCACGTCGTCGAAAACGCCAAGGCGCTGGAGAAGGCGGGCGACGATCCCAAGAAGAAAAAGAAGATCGTCCGCAAGAAGGCGCCCGAAGGGTTCGTCAACTGGACGGAGAGCACCTTCGACCGGCTGATCGCGGCCGAGCCGGAGCCGCTGACGTCGAGCTTCCACGTCAGCCACTCGATGCTGCTGAACGTGATCTCCCGGCCGGGCAACGCGTTCGACTCGATGCGGCATCTGCTGGAGGATAACCACTCCGACCGTCCCGCCCAGCGGAAACTGATCCTGCGCGCGATCGCGATCTACCGCGCGCTGCTCGCGGCCGGTGTGGTGGAACGGCTCGACGAACCCGACGAACAGGGCCGCATCGTCCGGCTGACCGTGGACCTGCAGTTCGATTTCGCGCTGAACCAGCCGCTTTCGCCGTTCGCGCTCGCCGCGATCGAACTCCTCGACGTCGACTCGCCGTCGTATCCGCTCGACGTCGTGTCCATTGTGGAATCCACTGTGGACAATCCGCGGCCGGTGCTGTCGCAGCAGCAGTTCAAGGCGCGCGGTGAGGCCGTGCAGGCGATGAAGGCCGAGGGCATCGAGTACGACGAGCGGATGGAGCTGCTCGAGAACGTCACGTACCCGAAGCCGCTGGAGGAGCTGCTGGAGGCGGCGTATTCCCGCTACCGGCAAGGGCATCCGTGGGTCGAGGACTACGAGCTCAAGCCGAAGTCCGTCGTGCGCGACATGTACGAGCGCGCGATGAACTTCGTGGAGTACATCGGTTTCTACCAGCTCGCCCGCTCGGAAGGGCTGGTGCTGCGGTATCTCACCGACACCTACGACTCGCTGCGCCACACGGTGCCCGACGAGGCCAAGAACGAGGGGTTGCAGGACCTCATCGAATGGCTCGGCGAACTCGTGCGCCAGGTCGACTCCAGCCTCCTGGACGAGTGGGAAGCCTTGCGGCATCCCGAAGAGGAGGGCCCGGTTTCGACGAGGCCGCCGTCCGAGCCGCCCGCGGTCACGCGGAACGAGCGGGCGTTCCGGGTGCTCGTGCGCAACGAGCTGTTCCGGCGGGTGGAGCTGGCTTCGCGGCGTGCCTACGACACGCTCGGCGAGCTGGACGCCGCGTCGGGCTGGGACGCGGACGCGTGGGAAGACGCCATCGAGGACTACTACGACGAGCACGAAACGCTCGGCATCGGGCCGGACGCGCGCGGGCCGAAGCTGCTGATCATCGAGCAGGAGCCGGGGATCTGGCGGGTGCGGCAGATCTTCGACGATCCGGCGGGCGATCACGACTGGGGCATCAGCGCCGAGGTCGATCTGGCCGCTTCGGACGAGGCGGGCTCGGCGGTCATCCGGATCACGGCGGTGGACCAGCTCTGA